The Desulfatibacillum aliphaticivorans DSM 15576 genome has a segment encoding these proteins:
- a CDS encoding diol dehydratase small subunit: MVSFTKDQIADIIRKVGDGTSPEALESAVRNVLTKLQSEGLSAPASQGGKLDASSYPLGIKRKDLVKSATGLGLDDITIEKVIAGDIQFDDIKTRPETLAYQNEIAKSVNRPNLANNLARAGEMTRIPDARLLEMYNFLRPYRATKQEMISMAEELEQKYQAPACAKLVREAADVYEKNNRLKGDR; the protein is encoded by the coding sequence ATGGTAAGTTTTACGAAAGATCAGATAGCAGACATCATCCGGAAGGTCGGAGACGGAACCTCCCCCGAAGCCCTGGAAAGCGCCGTAAGAAACGTTTTGACCAAGCTTCAGTCCGAAGGCCTGTCCGCCCCTGCAAGCCAGGGCGGCAAGCTGGACGCCAGCTCCTATCCTCTGGGAATCAAACGCAAAGACCTGGTCAAGTCCGCCACCGGACTGGGCCTGGACGACATCACCATTGAAAAGGTGATCGCCGGCGACATTCAGTTCGACGATATCAAGACCCGCCCGGAAACCCTGGCGTATCAGAACGAAATCGCCAAGAGCGTCAACCGCCCCAACCTGGCCAACAACCTGGCCCGCGCCGGCGAGATGACCCGGATCCCCGACGCCAGACTGCTGGAGATGTACAACTTCCTGCGCCCCTACAGGGCAACCAAGCAGGAAATGATCTCCATGGCCGAGGAACTGGAACAGAAGTACCAGGCCCCCGCCTGCGCCAAACTGGTGCGGGAAGCGGCTGACGTTTACGAGAAGAACAACCGGCTCAAAGGAGACCGCTAG